A window of the Phalacrocorax aristotelis chromosome 9, bGulAri2.1, whole genome shotgun sequence genome harbors these coding sequences:
- the LOC142062272 gene encoding inositol 1,4,5-trisphosphate receptor-interacting protein-like 1 yields MALVTWFTLIVMGIMHVPLQVGHGPDVARCQREQERLELLLQDMARLLEEMQLKPQESSWVTRGALLLASLQQWQFWAFAGGLLLLFWLCWRPWKRSREPGSSSKRGSSTSLEEEEKEEEGDDPLHMDRFLHECTSWPLRKRQRECTMVEELVNDLLRVCRILCGNGFMPRLQPAVGVGAFLKGWNGRAEDLVYRLLVPLKPPAGHSFHLELGTEEDMPLRNSCLRVELECLCTRERQLGDMLCFLHHPEDELMSSQEASLLQTLCTGSYLDVQKTAFWLQGLMKAASILAPPATKCKLKVLPSTRFCKLQVRDVFKRSLFVELILAVQQGSADTFVSME; encoded by the coding sequence aTGGCTCTGGTGACATGGTTCACCTTGATTGTGATGGGCATCATGCACGTGCCACTGCAGGTCGGGCATGGTCCGGACGTGGCCAGGTGCCAGCGCGAGCAAGAGcgtctggagctgctgctccaggataTGGCTCGGCTGCTTGAAGAGATGCAGCTGAAACCCCAGGAGTCGAGCTGGGTGACCAGGGGAGCCCTGCTCCTTGCTTCcttgcagcagtggcagttctgggcctttgctggaggcctgctcctgctcttttgGCTCTGCTGGCGGCCCTGGAAGAGGAGCCGTGagccaggaagcagcagcaagcgTGGCAGCTCCACAAgccttgaggaggaggagaaggaagaagagggggacgacccattgcacatggacaggtTTCTGCATGAGTGCACATCGTGGCCACTGCGGAAGAGGCAACGAGAGTGCACGATGGTGGAAGAGCTCGTGAACGACCTTCTCCGGGTCTGCCGAATCCTGTGCGGCAATGGCTTCATGCCACGACTGCAGCCAGCTGTCGGGGTGGGTGCCTTCCTGAAAGGCTGGAATGGTCGTGCAGAAGACCTTGTCTATCGCCTGCTTGTGCCCCTGAAGCCACCCGCTGGGCACTCCTTCCACCTCGAGCTGGGCACCGAAGAGGACATGCCGCTCAGGAACTCCTGCCTGCGTGTGGAACTGGAGTGCCTGTGCACCAGGGAGCGGCAGCTGGGGGacatgctctgcttcctccaccACCCTGAGGATGAGCTGATGAGCAGTCAGGAAGCCAGCCTCCTGCAAACCCTCTGCACCGGCTCGTACCTCGACGTGCAGAAAACCGCCTTCTGGCTCCAGGGGCTGATGAAAGCAGCCTCCATTCTTGCGCCTCCAGCCACCAAGTGCAAGCTAAAAGTGCTGCCCTCCACACGCTTCTGCAAGCTGCAGGTGAGAGACGTCTTCAAGAGATCCCTCTTTGTGGAGCTGATCCTGGCGGTGCAGCAAGGCAGCGCGGACACATTTGTGAGCATGGAGTAG